The Hippoglossus hippoglossus isolate fHipHip1 chromosome 19, fHipHip1.pri, whole genome shotgun sequence genome has a segment encoding these proteins:
- the LOC117753311 gene encoding transient receptor potential cation channel subfamily M member 4-like isoform X3, with amino-acid sequence MRDTPGGVGGGGGVGDKISKSEKDQSWIPKIIKKRVCSTFVDDSFSNGALCQCGGARDAHGSVALGDYFSTAIVNHWDSAQHSSEYPTDAFGELQFAGASKRHSYFLRMSWDTPPSMVYTLMTAHWGLPAPNLVVSVVGGEGRTKVKTWVREVLRQGLVKASQSTGAWILTAGMREGVGRCVGEAVRDHATAASSVSLNKVVALGITPWGLVHNREQLVNPQGSFPAKYHVQNMNRDSCCLDNNYQAFLLVDDGSVGRRGGDTGFRAKLEDYISHQRTGIWASGSIDIPVLCMLVSGEASMLERVDLSLKNDMPWLVLAGSGGMADFLSDVLENLSSVPVVQSCNEGDGEAASSVDLKERVAERVKKHFPSEVETDKLVERALSIYQNRDMITIYHGEQEAPNDFDTVLLKALVGASKHRASVDASPYNEELKLAVTWNRVDIAKSELFNGDIQWRYDDLEDSMTDALINDKPQFVRLFTENGLNILDYLTYDRLESLYRSVADGTLLYYLLQRQLMERQGNAVAASTLSSQQASASKLDKMKRGPGMDISLFEVSGVLELLMGDVCQLFYFDALGLEQITSKRRALRRVSKLLRGDCLYRNKRCLFPWASLFIWAVLQNRSEMATFFWEMAGESVLSALSGCKILRELSKLETETENKVSMKELAQSFENLAHDVFSSCYRSNESRSFTLLIRKSPVWGGTTCLQMGMGADARLFFSNDGVQSLLSQIWWGDMKRNTEVWKLVLTFFCPFLCYTNLISFRKHEDQQLEEESKPNEDGQGRDSDSLYGTTVFSFSDIKHIEADAQDATTPRTAHLKGIPQNPRPPKRPFIVSRWRQFWFAPVTSFLGNVLMYFLFLLLFAYVLLVDFEPPPPAGPAVTEYVLYFWVFTIVCEEIRETFFLGAMSWRQRMRVYIQDVWNKCDLTAIFLFIIGLICRMFHVSYGYGRQFLCVDYMVFTLRLIHIFAIHKQLGPKIIILSKMMKDVFFFLFFLGVWLMAYGVANQALLYSYDPSLNRIFRRVFYRPYLHIFGQIPVEEMDVGKQWDMPCTHNVTLIQAGDEPCRTMYSNWLVVILLVVYLLVTNILLINLLIAMFSYTFSEVQANSDIYWKFQRYNLIVQYHSRPSLAPPFIIISHINLFIKRIIRKVPSIKIHHFVLQLRGKVANRLMTWETIQKEDFLTAQTKIQKSSDSERLKRMSLKVDGVLKLLTDTRDVDHRLRALENEVHFIILLPFVVIHIQEQFRVQYPAQGHFGTRKRVDWD; translated from the exons ATGAGGGACACAccaggaggagtaggaggaggaggaggcgtaGGAGACAAAATCAGTAAATCCGAGAAGGACCAG AGTTGGATCCCCAAAATCATAAAGAAGAGAGTGTGCTCCACCTTCGTAGACGATTCGTTCAG TAATGGGGCCCTTTGCCAGTGTGGGGGTGCGAGAGACGCCCACGGCTCTGTGGCTCTCGGGGACTACTTCAGCACGGCGATCGTCAACCACTGGGACAGCGCCCAGCACTCGTCTGAGTACCCGACGGATGCCTTTGGAGAGCTGCAGTTTGCAGGAGCCAGCAAGAGACATAGCTAT ttccTACGCATGTCATGGGACACCCCTCCGTCTATGGTCTACACCCTGATGACGGCCCACTGGGGCCTGCCAGCGCCCAATCTGGTGGTGTCCGTAGTGGGTGGCGAGGGAAGGACAAAGGTGAAGACGTGGGTACGGGAGGTCCTGAGGCAGGGACTGGTGAAAGCCTCACAAAGCACAG GAGCGTGGATCCTGACGGCCGGCATGCGTGAAGGAGTGGGGAGATGTGTCGGGGAGGCGGTGAGGGATCACGCCACCGCAGCTTCGTCCGTCTCCCTCAACAAGGTGGTGGCGCTGGGCATCACTCCCTGGGGCCTGGTGCACAACCGGGAGCAGCTGGTCAACCCTCag GGCAGCTTTCCTGCTAAGTACCACGTCCAGAATATGAACCGGGACTCCTGCTGCTTGGACAACAACTACCAGGCCTTTCTGCTGGTAGACGACGGGAGTGTGGGACGCAGAGGAGGTGATACGGGGTTCAGGGCCAAACTGGAGGACTACATCTCCCACCAGCGCACAGGCATCTGGG ccagCGGCAGCATTGACATCCCCGTCCTTTGTATGCTGGTGTCTGGGGAGGCGAGCATGCTGGAG AGAGTGGATCTGTCTCTGAAAAACGACATGCCCTGGCTGGTGCTGGCCGGCTCAGGAGGTATGGCCGACTTCCTGAGCGACGTCTTGGAGAACCTGTCGTCGGTGCCCGTGGTGCAGTCCTGCAACGAGGGGGATGGTGAGGCGGCTTCCAGCGTGGACCTGAAAGAACGAGTGGCAGAACGGGTTAAAAAGCATTTCCCTTCCGAAGTGGAGACGGACAAACTCGTCGAGCGA GCTCTGAGTATCTACCAGAACAGAGATATGATTACGATCTACCACGGGGAGCAGGAGGCCCCAAATGACTTTGACACAGTCCTGCTCAAAGCATTAGTCGGAG CCAGTAAGCACCGTGCGTCAGTGGATGCCAGCCCTTACAATGAGGAGCTGAAGCTCGCGGTCACCTGGAACAGGGTCGACATTGCCAAGAGCGAACTCTTCAATGGAGACATACAGTggagg TATGACGACTTGGAAGACTCCATGACAGACGCCCTGATCAATGACAAGCCTCAGTTTGTGCGTCTTTTTACTGAAAATGGCCTCAACATCCTGGACTACCTGACCTACGACCGGCTGGAGAGCCTGTACCGATCCGTGGCCGATGGCACGCTCCTTTACTACCTGCTGCAGCGCCAACTCATGGAGCGGCAAGGAAATGCAGTTGCTGCTTCTACCCTGTCGAGTCAGCAGGCCTCGGCCTCCAAATTGGACAAGATGAAGCGCGGGCCGGGGATGGATATCAGCCTTTTTGAG GTGTCAGGAGTCCTGGAGCTGTTGATGGGTGACGTCTGCCAGCTGTTCTACTTCGATGCTTTGGGTTTAGAACAGATCACATCCAAGAGGAGGGCACTCAGG CGCGTCAGTAAGCTGCTGCGTGGCGACTGCCTGTATCGGAATAAACGCTGCCTCTTCCCCTGGGCGTCGCTCTTCATCTGGGCTGTTCTGCAGAATCGCAGCGAGATGGCTACGTTCTTCTGGGAGATG GCGGGGGAGTCGGTGCTGAGCGCTCTGAGCGGCTGTAAGATCCTGAGAGAACTTTCCAAGTTGGAGACTGAGACGGAGAACAAGGTCTCCATGAAAGAGTTGGCCCAGAGTTTTGAGAACCTGGCACATG ACGTCTTCAGCTCTTGCTATCGGAGCAATGAGAGTCGCTCGTTCACTCTGCTGATCAGGAAGTCTCCGGTTTGGGGGGGTACGACCTGCCTCCAGATGGGCATGGGCGCTGACGCTCGGCTTTTCTTCAGCAACGACGGAGTACAG tctctGTTGTCGCAGATCTGGTGGGGTGACATGAAGAGGAACACGGAGGTGTGGAAGCTGGTGCTCACGTTCTTCTGCCCCTTCCTCTGCTACACCAACTTAATCTCCTTCAG GAAACACGAGGACCAGCAGCTAGAGGAGGAGAGCAAGCCTAACGAGGATGGACAAGGCCGGGACAGCGACAGCCTCTACGGCACCACCGTCTTCTCCTTTTCCGACATCAAGCACAT TGAAGCTGACGCACAAGATGCAACCACTCCGAGGACAGCACACCTTAAAG GCATACCTCAGAATCCCAGACCACCAAAGCGCCCGTTTATCGTGTCGAGATGGCGCCAGTTCTGGTTCGCACCCGTCACCTCGTTTCTGGGCAACGTCCTGAtgtacttcctcttcctcctgcttttcGCCTACGTGCTGCTGGTGGACTTCGAGCCCCCTCCGCCCGCGGGTCCGGCCGTCACCGAGTACGTGCTGTACTTCTGGGTGTTCACCATCGTGTGTGAGGAGATCCGAGAG ACTTTCTTTTTGGGGGCGATGAGTTGGCGCCAGAGGATGAGAGTTTACATCCAGGATGTTTGGAACAAGTGTGACCTCACCGccatcttcctcttcatcattggACTAATCTGCAG GATGTTCCACGTGTCGTATGGATATGGCCGGCAGTTCCTGTGTGTGGACTACATGGTGTTCACCCTCCGCCTCATTCACATCTTTGCCATCCACAAACAGCTGGGGCCAAAAATCATCATTCTCAGCAAGATG ATGAAGgatgtcttcttcttcctcttcttcctgggGGTGTGGCTCATGGCGTATGGAGTAGCCAACCAGGCTTTGCTGTATTCCTACGACCCGAGCCTGAATCGCATCTTCCGCCGGGTTTTCTACAGGCCGTATTTGCACATCTTTGGGCAGATCCCTGTGGAGGAGATGGACG TTGGGAAGCAGTGGGACATGCCCTGCACACACAATGTGACATTGATCCAGGCCGGTGATGAGCCATGCAGGACGATGTACAGTAACTGGCTGGTGGTGATTCTGCTCGTCGTTTACCTGCTCGTCACCAACATCCTGCTCATCAACCTGCTCATCGCCATGTTCAG CTACACCTTCTCGGAAGTGCAGGCGAACAGCGACATCTACTGGAAATTCCAGCGCTACAACCTGATTGTTCAGTACCACTCCCGTCCCTCGTTGGCGCCtcccttcatcatcatctctcaCATCAATCTGTTTATCAAGAGGATAATCCGCAAGGTGCCCTCCATCAAGATCCACCATTTTG tgttGCAGCTACGAGGGAAAGTGGCGAACAGGCTGATGACGTGGGAAACCATTCAGAAGGAGGACTTCCTCACCGCACAGACCAAGATCCAGAAGAGCAGCGACTCCGAGAGGCTTAAACGGATGTCGCTCAA AGTGGATGGCGTGCTGAAACTCCTGACTGACACCAGAGACGTTGACCACAGGCTAAGGGCTCTGGAGAATGAGgtacattttattattcttttgcCATTCGTCGTCATACATATACAA GAGCAGTTTAGGGTTCAGTAtcctgcccaaggacacttcggcacacGGAAAAGGGTCGACTGGGATTGA